One part of the Oceanihabitans sp. IOP_32 genome encodes these proteins:
- a CDS encoding SusC/RagA family TonB-linked outer membrane protein has protein sequence MKTITKSLLLFLLFVPIFMFGQNTLTGTVTEQSTAISLPGVNVVIKNTSTGTATDFDGNYEIKVNIGDVLVFSYVGYKNIEITYSGQDSLNVQLDEDAAQLDEIVVIGYGTTTKKDATGSVEAITSEDFTKGNIVTPENLLSGRVAGVSITTSGAPGSGSQIKIRGGSSINASNDPLIIIDGLPIDNNSVKGSRGVLASINPNDIDSFSVLKDASATAIYGSRAANGVIIIVTKKGKSTFSATYDTQYSFGELIDRVDVFSGNAFRQLITSQPVNGTTLDESLLGTANTNWQDEIFRNTLSSQHNISIQGSFFKALPARFSFGVTNQEGAVLTSEFERRNLGLALNPKFFDDHLKVNLNANLSFEDNRFGDSGQIGAALRYDPTQPVYDSTSPFDGFYQHRNGNLVSNGTTNPVASLLQTNNIGDSNRMYGNLNFDYKFHFFPELSAVLNIGYDETEAKEIQSTSYNVPTNDPVKGNTLRRFEKRTNKLLDGYLTYNKTFDAVRTEIMAGYSYQKFTFNGNDTGNLRDPLSFTNAYADPDVVLIGFFGRANLTFRDKYFLTLTYRRDGTSRFSKENQWGDFPAAALAWNLGDENFLQDSKTISSLKLRAGFGITGQQAVNEKDIFLNRYRGGNANSQYQFNNAAIQSLIVSEINPDLKWEETATIEFGIDYGLFDERLSGSLNVFQKNSTDLLFTAAVADGSNFSNSIIQNIGELQIQGIEFSINADVVKQENFTVDFNFNATFLDREIKKLALGQDVRTGGISGGTGNNIQILREGFSPNSFSVFKQLYDTAGKPIEGAYADLNGDNVINDDDRYLKENPAADVILGFQSNINYKNLDLSFNLRANLGNYVYNNVNSSRAQYELLQDNAVLGNIPTSVLDTGFQRTSDVIISDIYIEDASFLKMDNITLGYTFKNLSHVLKSIRLWGGVQNVFTITNYSGLDPEVSVGADQGIDNVIYPRSRTILAGANFKF, from the coding sequence ATGAAAACAATTACTAAAAGCTTATTACTTTTTCTGCTTTTTGTACCAATTTTTATGTTTGGACAAAATACACTTACAGGAACAGTAACAGAGCAATCTACCGCTATCTCGCTTCCAGGCGTAAACGTTGTTATTAAAAACACAAGCACTGGAACTGCGACAGATTTTGATGGTAATTATGAGATTAAAGTAAACATCGGCGATGTATTAGTATTCTCTTATGTTGGCTACAAAAATATCGAAATCACCTATTCAGGACAAGACTCATTAAATGTTCAGTTAGATGAAGATGCTGCTCAATTGGATGAAATTGTTGTTATTGGTTATGGTACGACCACAAAAAAGGATGCTACAGGCTCTGTTGAAGCGATAACTTCAGAAGACTTTACCAAAGGAAATATTGTTACACCAGAGAACTTGTTAAGTGGACGTGTAGCTGGTGTAAGTATTACTACCAGTGGCGCACCAGGTTCAGGTTCTCAAATCAAAATTCGTGGAGGCTCTTCGATTAACGCCTCTAACGATCCGCTTATTATTATCGATGGTTTGCCAATTGATAATAATAGTGTTAAAGGTTCAAGAGGTGTTTTGGCTAGTATTAACCCAAACGATATCGATTCATTCTCTGTTTTAAAAGATGCCTCGGCAACTGCTATTTATGGATCTAGAGCAGCAAACGGTGTTATTATTATTGTTACCAAAAAAGGTAAATCGACATTTAGTGCGACTTACGATACTCAATACAGTTTTGGTGAGTTAATAGATCGAGTAGATGTTTTTTCGGGTAATGCTTTTAGACAATTAATTACATCGCAACCCGTAAATGGTACCACGCTAGATGAAAGCTTATTAGGCACTGCAAATACCAACTGGCAAGACGAGATTTTTAGAAACACCTTATCGTCTCAACACAATATATCGATACAAGGATCGTTTTTTAAAGCCTTACCTGCAAGATTTTCATTTGGAGTGACCAATCAAGAAGGTGCTGTATTGACATCGGAATTTGAGAGAAGAAATTTAGGCTTAGCTTTAAATCCGAAATTCTTCGATGATCATTTAAAAGTTAATTTAAACGCAAATTTATCGTTCGAGGATAACAGATTTGGAGATTCGGGACAAATAGGTGCCGCTTTACGTTACGATCCTACACAACCCGTATACGATTCCACATCCCCTTTTGATGGATTTTATCAACACAGGAATGGAAATCTTGTTTCTAATGGCACAACAAATCCAGTAGCATCATTATTACAAACTAATAACATTGGAGACTCGAACAGAATGTATGGCAACTTGAACTTTGACTATAAATTTCATTTCTTTCCAGAGTTAAGCGCCGTTTTAAATATAGGATATGATGAAACTGAAGCTAAAGAAATTCAATCTACATCTTATAATGTACCTACAAACGATCCTGTAAAAGGAAATACATTAAGACGTTTTGAGAAAAGAACTAACAAATTACTTGATGGTTATTTAACTTACAACAAAACCTTTGATGCTGTTAGAACCGAAATTATGGCGGGTTACTCCTACCAAAAGTTTACTTTTAATGGTAACGATACTGGTAATTTAAGAGATCCCTTAAGCTTTACTAATGCTTATGCAGACCCCGATGTGGTTTTAATCGGCTTTTTTGGTAGAGCCAATTTAACCTTTCGGGATAAATATTTTTTAACTTTAACTTATAGACGCGATGGAACGTCTCGCTTTAGCAAAGAAAACCAATGGGGCGATTTTCCTGCTGCAGCTCTAGCATGGAATCTTGGTGATGAAAATTTCTTGCAAGATTCTAAAACTATTTCAAGTTTAAAACTAAGAGCCGGTTTTGGTATAACAGGACAACAGGCGGTAAATGAAAAAGATATATTTTTAAATAGATACCGTGGGGGAAATGCCAACTCACAATACCAGTTTAATAATGCTGCTATTCAATCCCTAATTGTTTCAGAAATTAATCCAGATTTAAAATGGGAAGAGACAGCCACTATCGAGTTTGGTATCGATTATGGTTTGTTTGATGAGCGCCTTTCGGGGTCTTTAAATGTCTTTCAAAAAAATTCTACCGATTTATTATTTACAGCTGCTGTGGCCGATGGTAGTAACTTCTCTAACAGTATTATTCAAAACATTGGTGAGTTACAAATTCAAGGTATAGAATTCTCTATAAATGCCGATGTGGTTAAACAAGAAAATTTTACGGTAGATTTTAATTTTAACGCGACCTTTTTAGATCGTGAAATTAAAAAATTAGCGCTGGGTCAAGACGTAAGAACTGGCGGTATTTCTGGTGGGACTGGAAATAATATTCAAATACTGCGAGAAGGGTTCTCGCCTAATTCATTTAGTGTATTTAAACAATTATACGACACTGCTGGTAAGCCTATAGAAGGAGCCTACGCCGATTTAAATGGCGACAATGTTATAAATGACGACGACCGTTATTTAAAAGAAAACCCGGCAGCCGATGTTATTCTAGGATTTCAATCTAATATTAATTACAAAAATCTAGATTTATCTTTTAACTTAAGAGCCAACTTAGGGAATTACGTTTATAACAACGTAAACTCGTCAAGAGCACAATACGAATTATTACAAGACAATGCGGTGTTAGGTAATATACCAACGTCGGTATTAGATACCGGTTTCCAAAGAACATCAGATGTTATTATTTCAGATATTTATATTGAAGATGCTTCGTTCTTAAAAATGGATAATATCACTTTAGGCTATACTTTTAAAAACCTCTCTCATGTATTAAAAAGTATACGATTATGGGGCGGTGTTCAAAATGTATTTACCATAACTAATTACAGTGGATTAGACCCAGAAGTATCTGTTGGTGCAGATCAAGGTATTGATAATGTTATCTACCCAAGATCAAGAACTATTTTAGCTGGAGCTAATTTTAAATTTTAA
- a CDS encoding RagB/SusD family nutrient uptake outer membrane protein gives MKTRFKIHKTIGFICLFIVAFTSCTDDLNITPNDDQTILSEELFKDEAAYKQVLAGIYANLALTGTDGPESSNLKNIDAGTSQFGRVLLYVQTLSADQMIWSYENDPGTREIQRNLWTAQNPLLLGMFSRAHLSVALANNFLRETTTAKLDERNVSTTLRSEIPAYRAEARLMRAMAYYYLMDIFGKANFVTENDALNSQPPVYDRAQLFDYIESELLAIDADLVDAKQNEYGRADKAVAYMILAKMYLNAQVYIGTDRSAESLINCEKIIAGGYTLATNYLHNFMADNHINSAANEIIFPIISDGATTQNYGPTTVMINGSVGSIEANGTEVGVSEGGWGGALRVRKQLADLFDASFINDTRNTIISQGRSVDITDISDKDSGYIIQKYSNVTSTGSAGVDQTFVDTDFPLFRLADVYLMYAEAHLRGGGGNLATAVGYVNALRTRANNPNTVTANDLTLDFILDERARELHWEAHRRQDLIRFNKFTGGNYNWAWKGNGSNGISLPTHFKVYPIPTASMAANPNLTQNVGY, from the coding sequence ATGAAAACAAGATTTAAAATACACAAAACAATTGGGTTTATTTGCCTTTTTATCGTTGCATTTACTTCGTGTACCGATGACTTGAATATTACACCTAACGACGATCAAACTATTTTAAGCGAAGAGCTTTTTAAAGACGAGGCCGCTTATAAACAAGTTTTAGCTGGTATTTATGCTAATTTAGCATTAACAGGAACCGATGGACCAGAGAGTTCTAATCTAAAGAATATTGATGCAGGGACCAGTCAATTTGGACGTGTACTTTTATATGTTCAAACCTTATCTGCAGATCAAATGATTTGGTCTTACGAGAATGACCCAGGCACCAGAGAAATTCAAAGAAATTTATGGACGGCTCAAAACCCCTTATTACTCGGTATGTTTAGTAGAGCACATCTTTCTGTAGCCCTGGCAAATAACTTTTTAAGAGAAACTACAACGGCAAAATTAGATGAAAGAAATGTTTCTACCACCTTAAGAAGCGAAATACCTGCTTACCGTGCAGAAGCGCGATTAATGCGTGCCATGGCTTATTATTATTTGATGGATATTTTCGGTAAAGCCAATTTTGTTACTGAAAATGACGCCCTAAATTCGCAACCTCCAGTATATGATAGAGCCCAACTATTCGATTACATTGAAAGCGAATTATTAGCCATTGATGCCGATTTAGTAGACGCAAAACAAAACGAATACGGAAGAGCAGATAAAGCTGTTGCTTATATGATATTAGCAAAAATGTATTTAAATGCTCAGGTTTATATTGGCACAGATCGCAGTGCTGAATCTTTAATTAATTGTGAAAAAATAATCGCAGGTGGTTACACCTTAGCTACAAATTACCTCCATAATTTCATGGCAGATAACCATATCAATTCTGCTGCAAACGAAATTATATTTCCAATTATTTCAGACGGTGCAACCACCCAAAACTACGGCCCTACTACGGTAATGATTAACGGTTCTGTTGGAAGTATTGAAGCCAATGGAACTGAAGTTGGTGTTTCTGAAGGCGGTTGGGGCGGCGCATTGCGAGTAAGAAAACAGTTGGCAGACTTGTTTGATGCCTCGTTTATTAACGATACCAGAAATACCATAATTTCGCAAGGACGATCTGTTGATATTACCGATATATCCGATAAAGATTCTGGATACATTATTCAAAAGTACTCCAATGTCACTTCAACTGGTAGTGCTGGTGTCGATCAAACCTTTGTGGATACCGATTTCCCGTTATTTAGATTAGCAGATGTATATTTAATGTATGCCGAAGCCCATTTAAGAGGCGGTGGTGGCAACCTAGCAACTGCGGTTGGTTATGTAAATGCCTTAAGAACCAGAGCAAATAACCCAAATACGGTTACTGCAAACGATTTAACCTTAGATTTTATTCTAGACGAAAGAGCCAGAGAATTGCATTGGGAAGCCCATAGAAGGCAAGATTTAATTCGCTTCAACAAATTTACTGGTGGTAACTACAATTGGGCTTGGAAAGGAAACGGAAGCAACGGTATTTCGTTACCAACACATTTTAAAGTGTACCCTATTCCAACAGCAAGTATGGCTGCAAACCCTAATCTTACTCAAAACGTAGGATATTAA
- a CDS encoding SusE domain-containing protein — MKKIKIISAVSIIGLVLLSLASCEDTTDTFQISTPTAPILADLNFSSIELDAVNTSNPALTLNWVESDYGQQTAVNYAIQFASDEGFTNPVTAASITGQSALTLSVSEINAAAGNAGLDPFVWSTIYTRIVASLGSQNSESINSNTLQFEVYPYFNYVFEDYYLVGGGTAAGWDNNANNPPLFRDESNPNLYYYTGYFAKPGGFDEGRFKVIESRGLWQPQWGVTDDEGSDTPQTAGDIAGNPETQASDPGRFGVPQTGFFSFTIDFSTKKYTLIPFDASGITSPVTLSIEGSSVATTALTPLAFDGHIWYASALRLTPGEVTFLADSNTWGSTTAFSGVATINGGSIPVIVEDDYDVWFNDLTGHYILIPLNL; from the coding sequence ATGAAAAAAATTAAAATTATTTCAGCAGTTAGCATCATTGGTTTAGTTTTACTATCCCTGGCTTCTTGTGAAGATACTACCGATACCTTTCAAATATCGACCCCTACAGCACCAATATTGGCAGATTTAAACTTTAGTAGTATAGAGTTGGATGCTGTAAATACTTCTAACCCCGCATTAACTTTAAATTGGGTAGAGTCGGATTACGGACAACAAACAGCCGTAAACTATGCCATACAGTTTGCTAGCGACGAAGGGTTTACAAACCCGGTAACCGCAGCATCAATTACAGGACAAAGCGCATTAACTCTATCGGTAAGCGAGATAAATGCAGCCGCAGGGAATGCTGGTTTAGATCCTTTTGTATGGTCTACTATATACACTAGAATTGTGGCTTCATTAGGGTCGCAAAACAGCGAGTCCATAAACTCAAACACCCTTCAATTTGAAGTCTATCCGTACTTCAACTATGTATTTGAAGATTATTATTTAGTTGGTGGTGGTACAGCTGCAGGATGGGATAATAATGCTAACAATCCGCCATTATTTAGAGACGAATCTAACCCAAATCTTTATTACTACACAGGGTACTTTGCCAAACCTGGTGGTTTTGATGAAGGGCGTTTCAAAGTCATCGAATCACGAGGTCTATGGCAACCACAATGGGGCGTTACAGACGATGAGGGTAGCGATACACCACAAACAGCTGGAGATATTGCTGGGAACCCAGAAACACAAGCTAGCGACCCAGGACGTTTTGGCGTACCACAAACAGGTTTCTTTTCGTTTACCATAGATTTCTCAACAAAAAAATACACCCTAATTCCTTTTGATGCCTCTGGAATTACAAGTCCGGTAACCCTATCAATTGAAGGCTCTAGTGTAGCAACAACAGCCCTAACTCCCTTAGCTTTCGACGGGCATATTTGGTATGCATCTGCATTGCGATTAACACCAGGTGAGGTTACCTTTTTAGCAGACTCCAACACTTGGGGAAGCACCACTGCTTTTTCTGGAGTAGCTACTATTAATGGTGGATCTATTCCTGTAATTGTAGAAGATGACTACGATGTTTGGTTTAACGACCTGACAGGACACTACATCCTTATTCCGTTGAATTTATAA
- a CDS encoding SusE domain-containing protein → MNLYIKKISFLLLSFAFIFTACETEESLTITNPEAEFVLNTPGINTVFLNFALPNNPAFTISWNDDLTDGGTYNVEMSTDEAFTTPVTLGTTTSNNFSMNVTDFNNAIVNTGVSSFNDIAIYMRASNGDQISNHILLLVTTYPVNAPIINNVNNGDAFVLSLANNNVTAITVAWDDPILNSSLNQDVYYVLEGATAGSDFALPLEAGNVSNTNTIDLTNSQLNAIATQSGIPVDTTGDLDLRVKATITDAASGSVLERISSTVTISVTTYLTVLDLSTNWGIIGSAANNWGATPDLPFYQTETPGILNAYVNLIDGEIKFRENMDWVNNYGDTGADGTLDAGGDNIVVTAGSYKITMDLNNLTYTIESFALGIVGGAYNNWGATPDFMLEYDPYSDVFRGIVTLIDGEMKFRMNNDWGTSWGDDGADGTLEPDGANIVVNAGIYIATVNINDLTYTLEPIDYVWGIVGGAYNNWGATADAQFTRDWSRPFNDIWILNDVTLIDGEYKFRANNEWVVDYGDDGGDGILDAGGANLVTTAGTYSFELDFSDPANPTYIKN, encoded by the coding sequence ATGAATTTATATATAAAAAAAATCAGCTTTCTTTTACTGTCATTTGCCTTTATTTTCACTGCTTGTGAAACCGAAGAAAGCTTAACGATAACAAATCCAGAAGCCGAGTTTGTTTTAAATACACCAGGTATTAATACCGTGTTTTTAAATTTTGCTTTACCAAACAATCCTGCGTTTACCATTTCTTGGAATGATGATCTAACAGATGGTGGCACGTACAATGTAGAAATGTCTACAGACGAAGCTTTTACTACGCCCGTAACATTAGGCACAACAACTAGTAATAATTTTTCAATGAACGTTACAGATTTTAATAACGCCATTGTAAACACTGGTGTAAGTAGCTTTAATGATATTGCTATTTATATGAGAGCATCTAATGGTGATCAAATTTCAAATCATATTTTACTGCTAGTTACCACCTATCCAGTAAATGCTCCAATAATAAATAATGTAAACAATGGAGACGCTTTTGTATTATCTTTAGCAAATAATAATGTTACTGCTATAACTGTAGCATGGGATGACCCTATTTTAAACTCTTCATTAAATCAAGACGTATATTATGTTTTAGAAGGCGCAACAGCAGGAAGCGATTTTGCACTGCCTTTAGAAGCTGGCAATGTAAGTAACACCAATACAATAGATTTAACAAATTCGCAACTAAATGCTATAGCGACACAAAGTGGAATCCCAGTAGATACTACTGGAGATTTAGATTTAAGAGTAAAAGCAACAATTACTGATGCCGCTTCGGGATCTGTTTTAGAAAGAATTTCTTCAACAGTAACCATATCTGTAACCACGTATTTAACGGTTTTAGATTTATCTACAAACTGGGGTATTATTGGCTCTGCGGCTAACAATTGGGGTGCTACACCAGACTTACCATTCTATCAAACCGAAACTCCAGGTATTTTAAATGCCTATGTTAATTTAATTGATGGAGAAATTAAGTTTAGAGAAAACATGGATTGGGTAAATAATTATGGAGATACTGGAGCCGATGGTACACTAGACGCTGGTGGTGACAATATAGTGGTTACTGCAGGTTCTTATAAAATCACCATGGATTTAAATAACCTAACCTATACCATAGAAAGTTTTGCTTTAGGTATTGTTGGTGGAGCCTATAATAACTGGGGAGCAACCCCAGACTTTATGTTAGAATACGACCCTTATTCTGATGTTTTTAGAGGTATTGTGACCTTAATTGATGGTGAAATGAAGTTTAGAATGAATAATGATTGGGGTACCAGTTGGGGTGATGATGGTGCTGATGGCACTTTAGAGCCCGACGGAGCCAATATTGTAGTTAACGCTGGCATCTATATTGCTACTGTTAATATAAACGACTTAACTTACACATTAGAACCCATCGACTATGTATGGGGAATTGTTGGCGGGGCTTATAACAATTGGGGTGCTACTGCAGATGCTCAATTTACAAGAGATTGGTCTCGTCCTTTTAACGATATATGGATTCTTAACGATGTAACCTTAATTGATGGTGAATATAAATTTAGAGCCAACAATGAATGGGTCGTAGATTATGGTGATGATGGTGGTGATGGTATTTTAGATGCAGGCGGTGCAAATTTAGTTACTACCGCTGGAACCTATTCGTTTGAATTGGATTTCTCTGATCCTGCAAACCCTACATACATTAAAAATTAA
- a CDS encoding alpha-amylase family glycosyl hydrolase — protein sequence MKKILYSFFLFLTVLLQAQVVTTSPVIPTATNAITITFDATGTGLDGYTGDVYAHTGLLTTASTGNNDWKHVIGSWGNNATQPQLTRTGTNTYELFITPDIPTFYQSGADVITDIAVVFRNADGTAQTSPNIYLPIYAAGLNVAITNPSNESVFNLNDNITISAESSINAALELKVNTLSEQTATNTTTISKSYTFTSAGNHTIEAIATKNAQTKTNQISVYVKTMTQNQTLPTGLKNGFNDNGDGSVTFVLKAPLKTDVFLIGGFNNWALNPNYQMKKDGDTFWLTLNGLDPNTEYAYQYFIDYSIKVADPYSKKILDPDDDQYISSTTYPNLMAYPIGDATGNVSAFKINEAEYVWQNTNFTRPNKENLIIYEMLLRDFTESSSYQDAITHLDYLQTLGINAIELMPINEFEGNISWGYNPSFYMALDKAYGTANDLKQFVDACHQRGIAVIVDVVFNHSFSESPLLQMYWDSTNTLPATNNPYYNRNHNLVDNTASHWGYDFNHESPHTVNFFNDVLSFWMDEYKIDGFRFDFTKGFSNTIYPGENNWASTYDTARITNLKAYADHVWSHEPGNEAYVIFEHLSDNSEETELANYGILLWGNLNHSFNQNTMGYASGADISWLSHQNRGWNNPHIVGYMESHDEERLMVKNLAYGNRSGSYNIKDLNTALDRQEAATVIFYGIPGLKMIWQFGELGYDKSINCAANITDGSCRTDEKPVAWTLGYHTDSNRKDLYDVTKKMIQLKKQFPSTFNTNYADLDVGGLVKRINLNDNKGSLNVVIVANFDVTTQTVNPNFPATGNWDDIFSGTTLNVVNRTGLISLQPGEYRLYSQNKSLSSEDIKEQDVIKLYPNPTSTGFKINKTVGDVYLYDITGKLISNFKGDFEKNHAFNTSNLSKGLYLVKFQSYTGVIVKQLIID from the coding sequence ATGAAAAAAATACTATACTCATTTTTTTTATTTTTAACGGTTTTGCTCCAAGCTCAAGTTGTTACAACATCGCCCGTAATTCCAACAGCAACCAATGCTATTACCATTACTTTTGATGCCACAGGTACAGGGTTAGACGGTTACACTGGAGATGTTTATGCCCACACGGGCTTACTTACCACAGCCTCTACAGGTAATAACGACTGGAAACATGTTATTGGGTCTTGGGGAAACAATGCAACACAGCCACAATTAACACGAACAGGAACTAATACCTATGAGCTATTTATAACCCCAGATATACCAACTTTTTATCAATCGGGTGCAGATGTTATCACAGACATTGCTGTTGTTTTTAGAAATGCTGATGGAACCGCTCAAACAAGTCCCAATATCTATTTACCCATTTATGCTGCGGGTTTAAATGTTGCAATTACAAATCCTTCAAACGAATCGGTTTTTAATTTGAATGATAATATTACCATAAGTGCAGAATCTAGCATAAATGCAGCCTTAGAATTAAAAGTAAATACCCTATCAGAACAAACGGCTACAAACACAACTACAATATCCAAATCTTACACGTTTACTTCAGCAGGAAACCACACTATCGAAGCTATCGCCACCAAAAATGCTCAAACAAAAACAAATCAAATATCAGTTTATGTAAAAACAATGACTCAAAATCAAACCTTACCTACAGGATTAAAAAACGGTTTTAACGATAATGGTGACGGCTCCGTTACATTTGTACTAAAAGCCCCTTTAAAAACAGATGTGTTTTTAATAGGAGGCTTTAATAACTGGGCACTCAACCCAAACTATCAAATGAAAAAAGATGGAGATACATTTTGGTTAACCCTTAATGGCTTGGATCCAAATACAGAATACGCCTATCAATATTTTATAGATTATAGCATAAAGGTTGCAGACCCTTACTCAAAAAAGATATTGGATCCTGATGACGATCAATACATCTCTAGTACGACCTATCCAAATTTAATGGCTTACCCAATTGGAGATGCTACAGGAAATGTATCTGCTTTTAAAATTAATGAAGCCGAATATGTTTGGCAAAACACAAACTTTACAAGACCTAATAAAGAAAATCTTATAATATACGAAATGCTTTTAAGAGATTTTACCGAAAGTAGCTCATATCAAGATGCCATAACGCATCTAGATTATTTACAGACCCTTGGTATAAATGCCATAGAATTAATGCCTATTAATGAATTTGAAGGTAATATTAGCTGGGGTTACAACCCATCTTTTTATATGGCATTAGATAAGGCTTACGGCACAGCAAACGATTTAAAACAATTTGTAGATGCTTGCCACCAACGTGGTATAGCAGTTATTGTAGATGTTGTTTTTAATCATTCTTTTTCAGAATCGCCCTTATTACAAATGTATTGGGATAGCACAAATACACTTCCTGCTACAAATAATCCTTATTATAATCGCAATCATAATTTAGTAGATAATACAGCTTCACATTGGGGCTACGATTTTAATCACGAATCTCCCCATACCGTAAACTTTTTTAATGATGTATTGAGCTTTTGGATGGACGAATATAAAATTGATGGATTTCGTTTTGATTTCACTAAAGGCTTTTCAAATACTATATATCCAGGTGAAAATAATTGGGCAAGCACCTACGATACCGCAAGAATCACCAATTTAAAAGCCTATGCAGATCATGTTTGGAGTCATGAACCGGGAAACGAAGCGTATGTGATTTTTGAGCATTTGTCAGACAATTCAGAAGAAACAGAACTAGCAAATTACGGTATTTTACTTTGGGGTAATCTAAACCATAGTTTCAATCAAAATACTATGGGCTATGCATCAGGTGCTGATATTTCATGGCTATCTCATCAAAATAGAGGCTGGAACAATCCGCATATTGTAGGTTATATGGAGAGTCATGATGAAGAACGCTTAATGGTAAAAAATTTGGCCTACGGAAATCGTAGTGGTAGCTATAATATTAAAGATTTAAATACAGCTTTAGATAGACAAGAAGCGGCTACAGTTATATTTTACGGTATTCCTGGTCTGAAAATGATTTGGCAATTTGGAGAATTAGGATACGATAAAAGTATTAATTGTGCTGCCAATATTACTGATGGTAGTTGTAGAACAGACGAAAAACCAGTCGCTTGGACTTTAGGTTACCATACCGATTCAAACAGAAAGGATTTGTACGATGTTACTAAAAAAATGATTCAGTTAAAAAAACAATTTCCATCAACTTTTAACACTAATTATGCTGATTTAGATGTTGGTGGCTTGGTAAAACGTATTAATTTAAACGATAATAAAGGAAGTTTAAACGTTGTTATTGTGGCCAATTTTGATGTGACTACACAAACTGTAAATCCAAATTTTCCTGCGACGGGTAATTGGGACGACATATTTAGCGGTACAACGCTTAATGTTGTAAATCGAACAGGATTAATAAGTTTACAACCAGGAGAATACAGATTGTACTCCCAAAATAAAAGTTTAAGTTCAGAAGACATAAAAGAGCAAGATGTTATTAAACTTTATCCAAACCCCACTTCAACAGGATTTAAAATAAATAAAACAGTTGGAGATGTTTATTTATATGATATAACAGGAAAGTTAATTTCAAACTTTAAAGGTGATTTTGAAAAAAACCATGCATTTAATACGTCTAATTTATCTAAAGGACTATACCTTGTGAAATTTCAATCTTATACTGGTGTAATTGTAAAACAATTAATTATTGATTAA
- a CDS encoding MerR family transcriptional regulator, translating to MNNIKVDFSIKDLENLTGIKAHTIRIWEKRYNLLSPDRSETNIRNYNLDNFQKLLNISYLNKSGLKISKIAGLSDQEIEHKVQEIASKTETEDHAINNFKMAMINFDQTLFYNTYNTLLETKTFSQIFYTVFIPLLKETGLLWQTNTITPAHEHFLCVHIKQKILVNLEKLQQQEPRPKTKTFVLFLPDHEIHDLGLLFINYKLRSKGYHTIFLGESLPMENLKDLLEFFDEITFVSYFTVYPEAENIRPYLEAFNKKLLIRENIDFLVLGAKLNEIDNTDLPKKIKTFNSIESLVKYL from the coding sequence ATGAACAATATTAAAGTAGATTTTAGCATTAAGGATTTAGAAAACCTTACCGGTATAAAAGCACACACCATAAGAATTTGGGAAAAACGGTATAATTTACTTAGCCCTGATAGATCTGAGACTAATATTAGAAACTATAACTTAGATAACTTTCAAAAGTTATTAAACATTTCTTATCTTAATAAAAGCGGACTCAAAATTTCTAAAATAGCAGGTTTAAGTGACCAAGAAATTGAACATAAGGTGCAAGAAATAGCATCTAAGACCGAAACTGAAGATCACGCCATAAATAATTTTAAAATGGCCATGATTAATTTTGATCAAACACTTTTCTACAACACCTACAACACCCTTTTAGAAACCAAAACCTTTAGCCAGATATTTTACACTGTCTTTATTCCGTTACTAAAAGAAACTGGTTTGCTTTGGCAAACCAACACCATAACACCAGCCCACGAACATTTTTTGTGTGTACATATCAAACAAAAAATTCTCGTAAATCTCGAAAAATTACAACAACAAGAACCGCGACCAAAAACTAAAACCTTTGTCCTGTTTTTGCCAGATCACGAAATACACGATCTGGGCCTATTATTTATAAATTACAAATTGAGAAGCAAAGGCTATCATACTATTTTTCTTGGAGAAAGCCTCCCCATGGAAAATTTAAAAGATTTGCTTGAGTTTTTCGATGAAATTACATTCGTGTCATATTTCACGGTGTATCCAGAAGCAGAAAATATCAGGCCTTATTTAGAAGCGTTTAATAAAAAACTCTTAATAAGAGAAAACATAGACTTCTTAGTTTTAGGGGCTAAATTAAATGAGATAGACAACACCGACCTACCTAAAAAAATAAAGACTTTTAATTCTATAGAAAGCCTTGTTAAATATTTGTAG